AGCAATTCTCCCGGCAATCCGCCTTCGTAGGCTCCAGTGCACCGAGCCGGCAGAGTCGGGCCAGGGACATCGGGTCCAGCTTGGAGGAGACTCCTCCGGTAATCACCGCATCGGCATCCCCCGATCTTAGCGTAAGCATGGCGTCGCCAATCGCCTGGGCGGAAGCAGCACAGGTGCCGAAATTCGCTATGCACGGACCCCCTATGCCGAAATCACGGGCCGCATGATAGAACATATACGATGGATGATTGGCGAGCAGCGTCTCCAGCTCCATCTTTGCTGAGGCAGGCCGCTCTTCATTAACATAGGCGTACAGATACTGGAGGTCTTCAGGGGTGGAGGTATTGGGGTCAGTGCCCACCATCAAGCTGATGCGTTCGGGAGCATAGAACCTTCCCGGGCTGCTGGTGTCCAGCAGATCCTTCACGCAGGAATAGAACAGCTTGAAGATCAGATTGCCGGATACGGGGTACTGAATCCCGTTCAGCTCTTGATCGTCAATCATAGCGGCATGCTTAACGGGCAGACTGCCCACCTGATACCGTTCAATCGGCCTGATCCCTGAATGACCCGCCTTCAGATTGGCCGTAATGGATTCCAGATGATTACCCAGAGGGGTAATAGCGCTTATTCCGGTCACTACAATTTTGCTTCTCATCGCGAGTGGTTGTCCCCTTTCTCAAGAATGACAGCACTGTAGGCCCCGCCCGGTCCTGCACTGTTCACTATAGTCCGTCCAATCTCCATGGCCGCATTCTGCGGGCGAACCCATTCAACCCGGCTGTCAGAGGGCGCAGATTCGTGGTTCAGCGGCACAGCGGTTTGACTGGCCAGCGATTGCACCGCGAGGATCACATCCAAGAGACCGGATACAGGGCCGAGATATCCCAAATATCCCTTCAATGCAGACGCCCTTACGCTGGAATGGTTCCACACGGAACAGATGCCCTCAAGCTCAGCTTCATCCCAGGCCGTAATAGACGGTGCATTGCACATGATCAGATCAATCTCATCCGGCGTAAGCCTTGTACGCTCTAGTGCCCGTTCAAGGGTCTTGGTGAAGCCTAGCCCCGGTAATGCGAAGTATGTGTCGCCTGGAACGGTGAGGCTTGCTCCGCCCCGGATTCTGGCCAGAACAGGGTGGCCGTTGCTTAAGGCGACCTCTTCCCTTTCCAGGAAAATGGCACCTGCGCCTTCGCTCAGCAGTGTACCTGAAGATTGTGGGCTGAAAGGGGTGACTAGCTCATCCGTGCCATCATCGGGGGATGCGCTTCGGATCAATCCTGTCTCCAGCCACCATCTGAATTCATGGGCGCTGAAGGGGCTGAAGGAGGCCGAGACGATGGCCTGGTCGATTTGTCCGGTCTCGATGGCCCTT
This region of Paenibacillus sp. FSL K6-1096 genomic DNA includes:
- a CDS encoding beta-ketoacyl-[acyl-carrier-protein] synthase family protein; this translates as MRSKIVVTGISAITPLGNHLESITANLKAGHSGIRPIERYQVGSLPVKHAAMIDDQELNGIQYPVSGNLIFKLFYSCVKDLLDTSSPGRFYAPERISLMVGTDPNTSTPEDLQYLYAYVNEERPASAKMELETLLANHPSYMFYHAARDFGIGGPCIANFGTCAASAQAIGDAMLTLRSGDADAVITGGVSSKLDPMSLARLCRLGALEPTKADCRENCSPFDLNRNGFTIGEGSVLFLLEREEDALRRQAPIYAEIQGYGSSLDGYSITDPHESSLGMILSMRRAIEDAGVPLDAIGYINAHGTGTPKNDKHETEAVKAVFGSLSGQLDISSTKSMHGHLMTAAGAMETLVTILSLNNGFIPPTINYRTPDPQCDLNYTPNIAKPADIETALTNSFGMGGQNASLVIAKYKRG
- a CDS encoding beta-ketoacyl synthase N-terminal-like domain-containing protein; the encoded protein is MNPSVVISAMGCVTPLGHTPGEVHEAMLQGRTAYSTITQFDASACRCSTAGEIPDFSIRDLGISGSNMMLRYNKMSMKAAYQMLNDYGLMPSLENTAMNCAVYVANHPVNLDPDTLQVIRSICSSGDEAMDFSRLGDQLHRIPPLSGVKQLTTVPSHFIAKITGAHGPGNLYCNSDCGGVTALLSAARAIETGQIDQAIVSASFSPFSAHEFRWWLETGLIRSASPDDGTDELVTPFSPQSSGTLLSEGAGAIFLEREEVALSNGHPVLARIRGGASLTVPGDTYFALPGLGFTKTLERALERTRLTPDEIDLIMCNAPSITAWDEAELEGICSVWNHSSVRASALKGYLGYLGPVSGLLDVILAVQSLASQTAVPLNHESAPSDSRVEWVRPQNAAMEIGRTIVNSAGPGGAYSAVILEKGDNHSR